One segment of Macrotis lagotis isolate mMagLag1 chromosome 1, bilby.v1.9.chrom.fasta, whole genome shotgun sequence DNA contains the following:
- the SVBP gene encoding small vasohibin-binding protein, which produces MEPSGRKEKPKVKEPVNRVEKARQRSAQQELKQRQRAEIYALNRVMTELEQQQFDEFCKQMQTPRE; this is translated from the exons ATGGAGCCTTCGGGTCGGAAAGAGAAGCCCAAGGTGAAGGAGCCGGTGAACCGGGTGGAGAAAGCCAGGCAGAGGTCGGCCCAGCAGGAACTGAAGCAGAGACAAAGGGCCGAG aTTTATGCTCTCAACAGAGTAATGACAGAGCTGGAGCAACAGCAGTTTGATGAGTTCTGTAAGCAGATGCAGACTCCAAGAGAATGA